A genome region from Musa acuminata AAA Group cultivar baxijiao chromosome BXJ3-5, Cavendish_Baxijiao_AAA, whole genome shotgun sequence includes the following:
- the LOC135638528 gene encoding 2,3-bisphosphoglycerate-dependent phosphoglycerate mutase 1-like codes for MASMACHHALSSIQTQGLQNKVGSFSGKIVSKGSMIDMGLLSRAICYSVRRNLFTVHASSSSPVANPIQIPSNGESKDFRKKSDETALILIRHGESLWNEKNLFTGCVDVPLTQKGVEEAIEAGKRISNIPIDMIYTSSLIRAQMTAMLAMTQHRRKKVPIIKHNESEQAWKWSQIHSEETKKQSIPVITSWQLNERMYGELQGLNKQETADRFGKEKVQEWRRSYDIPPPDGESLEMCADRAVAYFKEQIVPQLLTGKNVMIAAHGNSLRSIIMYLDKLTSQEVISLELSTGIPMLYIFKDGKFFRRGSPTGPSEAGVYAYTRSLALYRQKLDEMFH; via the exons ATGGCTTCAATGGCATGCCATCATGCCCTCAGTTCCATCCAAACTCAGGGATTGCAAAATAAAGTTGGAAGCTTTTCAGGGAAAATAGTTTCCAAGGGCTCTATGATAGACATGGGACTTCTTTCAAGAGCAATCTGCTACTCTGTGAGAAGGAATTTGTTTACGGTTCATGCATCAAGCTCTTCTCCAGTTGCCAATCCAATTCAAATACCATCAAATGGCGAATCTAAAGATTTTAGGAAAAAATCAG ATGAAACTGCACTTATACTGATAAGACATGGTGAGTCTTTATGGAATGAGAAAAATCTCTTCACAGGATGTGTTGATGTACCTTTGACTCAAAAGGGTGTGGAGGAAGCAATTGAAGCCGGCAAAAGAATAAGCAATATACCTATTGACATGATCTATACATCTTCACTGATTCGTGCTCAGATGACTGCTATGCTTGCAATGACCCAACATCGCCGCAAGAAG GTTCCAATCATCAAGCACAATGAGAGTGAACAGGCCTGGAAATGGAGTCAGATACACAGTGAAGAAACAAAGAAACAGTCCATTCCTGTGATAACATCTTGGCAACTGAATGAAAGAat GTATGGTGAACTACAAGGCCTCAATAAGCAAGAAACAGCTGACCGTTTTGGAAAAGAAAAAGTTCAAGAATGGCGTCGTAGTTATGATATTCCTCCCCCAGATGGTGAGAGTTTGGAGATGTGTGCTGATAGAGCTGTGGCTTATttcaaagagcaa ATTGTACCTCAACTCTTGACTGGCAAAAATGTGATGATTGCTGCCCATGGAAACTCGCTTAGGTCCATTATTATGTACCTGGACAAGTTGACTTCTCAGGAG GTCATCAGCCTTGAACTGTCAACTGGCATTCCTATGCTTTATATATTCAAGGATGGAAAGTTTTTTAGGAGAGGAAGCCCAACCGGTCCTTCTGAGGCTGGTGTTTATGCTTATACCAGA AGTTTGGCTCTTTACAGACAGAAGCTGGATGAAATGTTCCATTAA
- the LOC135637680 gene encoding protein SODIUM POTASSIUM ROOT DEFECTIVE 1-like isoform X1, with protein sequence MKANGLLCRSRSATAVCVPDDPRLMIVPRQLDRTLVDVKCSRLGDPRRFSSGDGRSVTLPMVMKKERVPRKPSSGSNLISSFPPSNHHVFQVVVMRVSLHCQACAGKVRKHISKMEVNMAGVTSFSIELESKRVTVMGYVSPEGVLEKISKVKKAEFWPC encoded by the exons ATGAAGGCCAACGGCTTGCTCTGCCGGTCGCGGTCGGCCACGGCGGTGTGCGTGCCCGACGATCCTCggttgatgatcgtgccgcggcaGCTCGACAGGACTCTCGTCGACGTCAAGTGTTCTCGCCTCGGCGATCCCCGCAGGTTCAGTTCGGGTGATGGGAGATCAGTCACCCTTCCGATGGTCATGAAGAAAGAGCGAGTGCCACGAAAGCCTTCCAGCGGCAGCAACCTCATCTCCTCCTTCCCTCCATCTAATCATCATGTGTTTCAA GTTGTGGTTATGAGAGTCTCACTACACTGTCAAGCCTGTGCAGGAAAAGTTAGGAAGCACATTTCTAAGATGGAAG TAAACATGGCAGGGGTGACATCCTTTAGCATAGAACTGGAGTCAAAGAGGGTTACTGTCATGGGCTATGTTTCCCCAGAGGGGGTCCTGGAGAAGATATCAAAGGTGAAGAAGGCTGAGTTCTGGCCTTGCTGA
- the LOC135637680 gene encoding protein SODIUM POTASSIUM ROOT DEFECTIVE 1-like isoform X2 has product MKANGLLCRSRSATAVCVPDDPRLMIVPRQLDRTLVDVKCSRLGDPRRFSSGDGRSVTLPMVMKKERVPRKPSSGSNLISSFPPSNHHVFQVVVMRVSLHCQACAGKVRKHISKMEGVTSFSIELESKRVTVMGYVSPEGVLEKISKVKKAEFWPC; this is encoded by the exons ATGAAGGCCAACGGCTTGCTCTGCCGGTCGCGGTCGGCCACGGCGGTGTGCGTGCCCGACGATCCTCggttgatgatcgtgccgcggcaGCTCGACAGGACTCTCGTCGACGTCAAGTGTTCTCGCCTCGGCGATCCCCGCAGGTTCAGTTCGGGTGATGGGAGATCAGTCACCCTTCCGATGGTCATGAAGAAAGAGCGAGTGCCACGAAAGCCTTCCAGCGGCAGCAACCTCATCTCCTCCTTCCCTCCATCTAATCATCATGTGTTTCAA GTTGTGGTTATGAGAGTCTCACTACACTGTCAAGCCTGTGCAGGAAAAGTTAGGAAGCACATTTCTAAGATGGAAG GGGTGACATCCTTTAGCATAGAACTGGAGTCAAAGAGGGTTACTGTCATGGGCTATGTTTCCCCAGAGGGGGTCCTGGAGAAGATATCAAAGGTGAAGAAGGCTGAGTTCTGGCCTTGCTGA
- the LOC135637851 gene encoding L-ascorbate oxidase-like, with the protein MSASYSASWRRGNPRLLLLLVCTIWSTTGLLVQAKVHYHKWDISYKFKSPDCFKKLAVTINGQTPGPTINAQQGDTIVVRVKNSLLTENVAIHWHGIRQIGTPWFDGTEGVTQCPIVAGDTFVYRFVVDRPGTYLYHAHYGMQRSAGLYGLIRVAVPDGVVEPFAYDYDRSIILNDWWHNSTYEQATGLASIPFVWVGEPQSLLINGRGKFNCSLAGPTAVCNATNPECSPYVLTVVPGKTYRLRIASITSLSALNFEIEGHNMTVVEADGHYVKPFVIKNLNIYSGETYSVLFTADRDPSRNYWLAMNVISRKPGTPTGTAVLNYYPNHPRKSPPTSPPVGPPWDDAAYRFNQSHAIRSHPDYVHPPPLTSDRMIILLNTQNRVDGYTRWSLNNVSFNMPHTPYLIALKENLRHVFDQRPAPETYDYRNYDIHSVPENHNATTGTSIYRLDFNSTVDVILQNANMIEANKSETHPWHLHGHDFWVLGYGSGKFDPEVHPKEYNLVDPIMKNTVPLHYYGWTAIRFRADNPGAWAFHCHIESHFFMGMGIVFEEGVDRVGELPTSIMGCGDSKSLRGP; encoded by the exons ATGAGTGCGTCATACAGCGCTTCTTGGCGACGAGGCAATCCacgcctgctgctgctgctcgtcTGCACGATATGGTCAACTACTGGGCTCCTGGTGCAAGCCAAGGTGCACTACCACAAATGGGATATCTCGTATAAGTTCAAGTCGCCGGATTGCTTCAAGAAGCTAGCCGTCACCATCAATGGCCAGACGCCCGGCCCAACCATCAACGCCCAGCAGGGCGACACCATCGTCGTTCGAGTTAAGAACAGCTTGCTCACCGAGAACGTCGCCATTCACTGGCATGGCATCCGTCAG ATCGGCACGCCTTGGTTCGATGGGACCGAAGGAGTCACGCAGTGTCCGATCGTCGCCGGAGACACTTTCGTCTACAGATTTGTCGTCGACAGA CCTGGTACTTACCTCTACCATGCCCACTACGGGATGCAAAGGTCGGCAGGGCTTTACGGCCTGATCCGAGTGGCGGTGCCGGACGGCGTCGTCGAGCCATTCGCCTACGACTACGACCGGAGCATCATTCTCAACGATTGGTGGCACAATAGCACCTATGAGCAGGCCACCGGTCTTGCTTCCATCCCCTTTGTTTGGGTTGGCGAGCCTCAG TCTTTGCTGATCAATGGAAGAGGGAAATTCAACTGCTCCCTCGCCGGACCAACCGCGGTCTGCAATGCTACCAACCCCGAGTGCTCGCCCTACGTGCTCACCGTCGTGCCCGGAAAGACTTACCGTCTCCGAATCGCAAGCATCACCTCCCTCTCGGCTCTCAACTTCGAAATCGAG GGGCACAACATGACCGTGGTTGAAGCTGACGGTCACTATGTCAAGCCCTTCGTCATCAAGAACCTCAACATCTACTCCGGCGAGACGTACTCGGTCCTCTTCACGGCCGATCGAGACCCTTCTCGCAACTACTGGCTCGCCATGAACGTGATCAGTCGGAAGCCGGGAACCCCCACCGGGACGGCCGTCCTCAATTACTACCCGAATCACCCGAGAAAGTCCCCTCCCACCTCCCCCCCGGTCGGTCCTCCGTGGGACGACGCCGCGTACAGGTTCAACCAGAGCCACGCCATCCGATCCCATCCCGATTACGTCCACCCTCCTCCGCTCACCTCCGATCGCATGATCATCCTGCTCAACACGCAGAACAGGGTCGATGGCTACACCCGATGGTCCCTCAACAATGTATCCTTCAACATGCCCCACACGCCGTACCTCATCGCCCTAAAGGAGAACTTGCGCCATGTGTTCGACCAAAGGCCGGCGCCGGAGACGTACGATTACAGGAACTACGACATCCACAGTGTCCCCGAGAACCACAACGCCACCACCGGGACTTCGATCTACCGGTTGGACTTCAACTCGACGGTCGATGTGATTCTGCAGAACGCCAACATGATTGAGGCCAACAAGAGCGAGACGCACCCGTGGCACCTGCATGGCCATGATTTCTGGGTGTTGGGCTACGGGTCGGGGAAGTTCGACCCGGAGGTCCATCCCAAGGAGTACAACCTGGTGGATCCCATCATGAAGAACACGGTGCCACTGCACTATTACGGGTGGACGGCGATCCGGTTCCGGGCCGACAACCCGGGAGCGTGGGCGTTCCACTGCCACATCGAGTCGCATTTCTTCATGGGCATGGGGATTGTGTTCGAGGAGGGCGTCGACAGGGTCGGCGAGCTGCCCACCTCCATCATGGGCTGTGGCGATTCCAAGTCCTTGAGGGGGCCTTAA
- the LOC103983915 gene encoding membrane-anchored ubiquitin-fold protein 3, producing the protein MAGEDLIEVKFRLFDGTDIGPSKYDPTTTVASLKETILARWPQGKEIAPRTINDVKLINAGKILENNQTIAESRTPVCELPGGVITMHVVVRPPMLDKTNEKQLAKAQKTNRCACTIL; encoded by the exons ATGGCCGGAGAGGATTTGATTGAGGTCAAATTTAGGCTTTTCGATGGCACCGACATCGGGCCGAGTAAGTATGATCCTACCACCACCGTGGCCTCTCTCAAGGAAACCATACTTGCTCGATGGCCTCAAG GTAAAGAAATTGCTCCTAGAACGATAAACGATGTGAAGCTCATAAATGCTGGAAAGATTTTGGAGAACAACCAAACAATTGCGGAGTCTAGAACACCAGTTTGTGAACTTCCTGGTGGTGTAATCACAATGCATGTTGTAGTGCGGCCTCCCATGCTTGACAAAACCAATG AAAAACAACTTGCCAAGGCCCAAAAGACCAATAGATGTGCTTGCACTATCCTCTGA
- the LOC103983917 gene encoding uncharacterized protein LOC103983917: MEDDDKHEKSLIDSSTPETSATDPSDALGEGEGCLSVAIKSVNVSEEGAELQGENLRDGLNQHEYETEKHDQSTEHQVHESRNLDIKDLKEVKHGSEEVFVEEKETDPVFDGTETPELEANLEFSSQTFDLDPDVQVNAWPEKAVALKNFVKEKGSIAVSTVLRRLSGKNDEGTADTDEKTEGSVKHDNGSSDPRQKEVSQKVRDQSAWNPLNFIKIGRNVVTDSKTGHVEDTVFGCSTDGPTMRGRIMVYTRLGCQDCKRVRSLFRQKRLRFVEINIDIFPTRKFELEKITGSSAVPKVLFNDFLVGGLTELETMNDSGQLDEKIKGIFSEEPPPTAPLPPLPGEDDESGSGKVDELASVVRKMKESIILKDRFYKMRRFSICFLGSEAVDFLSDDQYLEREEAVEFGRKLVSQHFFRHVLDENIFEDGNHLYRFLEHDPVIMTQCYNIPRGMFEVKPKPVTEIASRLRFLSYAIIEAYMSEDGKHVDYWRIHSCEEFKRYLRIIEELQRVDLESLSREEKLAFFINLYNMMAIHAILTWGHPVGALERRKFFGDFKYVIGGCAYSLSAIHNGILRGNQRPPYNLTKPFGQKDKRLKVALPYPEPLVHFALVCGTRSGPALRCYSPGNLDKELMEAARDFIRNGGVSVDAEAKVASVTKILQWYSMDFGKNELEVLKHAVNYLDPAESEEILELLSKTPMKVIYQPYDWGLND, encoded by the exons ATGGAGGACGACGACAAACATGAGAAGAGTTTGATTGACTCATCAACCCCTGAGACTTCTGCAACTGATCCAAGTGATGCtcttggagagggtgaaggatgcCTATCAGTTGCTATTAAATCTGTGAATGTTAGTGAAGAAGGTGCTGAACTTCAGGGTGAGAACCTACGTGACGGGTTGAATCAGCACGAATATGAAACGGAAAAGCATGATCAAAGCACAGAGCATCAGGTTCATGAAAgtagaaatttggatataaaGGATTTAAAAGAAGTAAAACATGGTTCAGAGGAAGTTTTTGTTGAAGAGAAGGAAACAGACCCTGTTTTTGACGGAACCGAGACTCCTGAACTAGAAGCAAATTTGGAATTTTCAAGTCAAACTTTTGATCTTGATCCAGATGTGCAAGTCAATGCTTGGCCTGAAAAAGCCGTTGCACTGAAAAACTTTGTCAAGGAAAAGGGCTCTATTGCTGTTTCCACAGTGCTTCGTCGCCTTTCTGGGAAAAATGATGAAGGGACTGCTGACACAGATGAAAAAACTGAAGGTTCTGTAAAACATGATAATGGAAGTTCTGATCCCAGACAGAAAGAGGTCTCACAGAAAGTAAGAGACCAATCAGCATGGAACCCTCTAAACTTTATCAAGATTGGGCGTAATGTGGTCACTGATAGCAAAACTGGGCATGTCGAGGACACTGTTTTTGGATGTTCCACCGATGGGCCGACCATGAGGGGCAGAATTATGGTGTATACAAGGCTGGGTTGCCAAGATTGCAAACGAGTTAGGTCTTTATTTCGTCAGAAGAGACTAAGATTTGTTGAAATCAACATAGATATATTCCCTACTAGAAAGTTTGAGTTAGAGAAAATCACAGGATCTTCTGCTGTTCCAAAGGTGTTGTTTAATGATTTTCTTGTTGGGGGATTAACTGAACTTGAGACTATGAATGATTCAGGACAGCTTGATGagaaaattaaaggtattttCAGTGAAGAACCTCCACCTACAGCTCCTTTGCCACCATTGCCTGGTGAAGATGATGAATCTGGCAGTGGAAAGGTTGATGAGTTGGCCTCAGTTGTCAGGAAAATGAAAGAGTCAATCATTCTTAAAGACAGATTCTACAAGATGCGAAGGTTTAGCATTTGTTTTCTTGGGTCTGAAGCTGTGGATTTTCTGTCTGACGATCAGTATTTGGAAAGAGAAGAG GCAGTGGAATTTGGAAGAAAGCTTGTCAGCCAACACTTTTTCCGGCATGTTTTGGA TGAGAACATATTTGAGGATGGAAACCACTTGTATCGGTTTTTGGAGCATGATCCAGTCATCATGACTCAATGTTACAATATTCCAAGGGGCATGTTCGAAGTTAAACCCAAGCCTGTCACTGAAATAGCATCAAGGTTGAGGTTTCTATCTTATGCAATCATTGAAGCATACATGTCTGAAGATGGAAAGCATGTTGATTACTGgagaatccatagttgtgaggaaTTCAAAAG GTATTTGAGAATAATTGAAGAGCTTCAGAGGGTGGATTTAGAATCCTTGTCACGGGAAGAAAAGCTTGCTTTCTTCATTAACCTCTATAACATGATGGCCATCCATGCAATATTGACGTGGGGTCATCCTGTTGGGGCTTTGGAAAGGAGAAAGTTCTTTGGTGATTTTAAATACGTCATTGGGGGTTGTGCCTATTCGCTATCAGCCATCCACAATGGAATCTTGAGGGGAAATCAACGGCCACCATACAATCTCACCAAGCCTTTTGGACAGAAAGACAAACGCTTAAAG GTTGCTCTTCCATACCCAGAACCATTGGTTCACTTTGCCTTGGTGTGTGGCACAAGATCTGGGCCTGCACTTAGGTGCTACTCACCAGGAAATCTCGACAAGGAACTGATGGAGGCTGCCCGTGATTTCATAAGGAACGGAGGAGTGTCTGTGGATGCTGAAGCCAAGGTAGCATCCGTAACCAAGATCTTGCAGTG GTATAGCATGGATTTTGGAAAAAATGAGCTCGAGGTACTCAAGCATGCAGTGAACTACTTGGATCCGGCAGAATCCGAGGAGATCTTGGAATTGCTTTCAAAAACTCCGATGAAGGTAATATATCAACCCTATGACTGGGGCCTGAATGATTAG